Proteins encoded by one window of Flexibacter flexilis DSM 6793:
- a CDS encoding LytR/AlgR family response regulator transcription factor yields the protein MQKIRALLVDDEESARDVLGNLLLRFCPQVELLAKCENLPEAVARIEELQPQLVFLDIEMPNYAGFEIVNFFPEINFKIIFVTAYDKYAIRAFEVAAMDYLLKPIDIERLKLSVERARKELDIEQQAQRLPLLGQTLESQQIKNIVISDRSQQYIIGVDEVIAIEAQESYCTIHTQAKNYVVSRNLKHFETMLASLPQFIRTHKSWLVNKKQLQSYSKSEMLITLRNGLVVKLSKYKKAEFEEAILK from the coding sequence ATGCAGAAAATCAGGGCTTTGTTGGTGGATGATGAAGAAAGTGCGCGCGATGTGCTGGGCAATTTGCTATTGCGTTTTTGTCCGCAAGTGGAGCTACTGGCCAAGTGCGAAAACTTGCCCGAAGCCGTCGCTCGCATCGAAGAATTGCAACCGCAGTTAGTATTTTTGGATATAGAAATGCCCAATTATGCGGGCTTTGAAATCGTTAATTTTTTCCCCGAAATCAATTTTAAAATCATTTTCGTAACCGCTTACGACAAATACGCCATCAGAGCATTTGAAGTGGCGGCGATGGATTATTTGCTAAAGCCAATTGATATTGAGCGACTTAAATTGTCCGTAGAACGTGCCCGCAAAGAACTGGACATAGAACAACAGGCGCAACGGCTGCCGCTGCTGGGGCAAACTCTCGAAAGCCAACAGATAAAAAATATTGTGATAAGCGACCGTTCGCAGCAATATATTATTGGCGTGGACGAAGTGATTGCCATTGAGGCGCAAGAGTCGTATTGCACCATTCACACCCAAGCCAAAAACTATGTGGTAAGCCGCAATCTCAAGCATTTTGAAACGATGTTGGCCAGTTTGCCGCAGTTTATCCGCACGCACAAATCTTGGTTGGTGAATAAGAAACAGTTACAGTCTTATTCCAAATCTGAGATGCTGATTACGTTGCGAAATGGCCTTGTGGTCAAACTTTCCAAGTACAAAAAAGCGGAATTTGAGGAGGCGATTTTGAAGTAA
- a CDS encoding sensor histidine kinase — protein sequence MMLRKYLGEIKRHKHLYLWLLCWLWPLVSLAQDPVHFTYDDETDLPSNEVYSIAQDPRGFIWIGCDAGLYKFDGVRYIGYKCVTQKSKSVTGLTFSTSGKLYCHNFQSQIFVLDNDTLRELMHGYAKIPNIACDKTGNLWVNDQIGLAVYNEAQKQWKNYENIGVNSVFTDKEFTKSIKITAANEKYFLGTAGVGVIRENKLRFIKSEVLEKEGIGSFLVEVIDKKIYLLSIKNNKMYVYDGEGFKEFKNEKFRNAVGLKKVTNIKALPDGNLWICTYNGIICYNQRTDNVSLYYPNFAFSDCLIDREGNYWFTTLQSGLIRVPNFKYLVWNKLENNKIIKIETDTNHVYFTTINGNIGQINTQTNQLNTFYTGRNEDIQSLNYITEDKCLYFFTNNTLYGLKNNKITVVLEKTPPIKYVQKINNIYLVCTSFGAFFYDFLAKKKLSMITPHWSREMAYDSVNKTVWLATNQGLFGLRWQNDTWQMCDSLLVQKQIVSVSFSQETGQLFVLAFDGKIYQLTDLRQLELVGSLPSNAQPYRIQAHKQKLYITTNKGLWTLDMAQRQLKAIDLHEGLASDNVQDLVILGKNAWLATGKGLQKILLTEHQTIAKAKIYLKNKDFNYSGIQLQYGQGLVLQPEASHYYSNGKFEYAYRIRNANAEWNKLPASVSEINIQNIPIGNFEIELKAIDYWGKDSENIITISGYVHPPFWKTWQFMVFVLLCFLLLVYWIFRRQLAKRQKELKQQNELNISKLTAIQSQMNPHFIFNSLNSIQDLVLKGDVENSYSYLTTFSNLVRKTLQFSDKDFIDFEQEIKLLEIYLSLEKLRFKKDFNYSIDTHEIEDILIPPLLVQPFIENALIHGLLHKTGAKTLKIRFSLAENLVCVIEDNGIGRENAKAIRARQRAEHESFSGKAIGKRFEILSELFAEDLGYEYEDLMENGQPVGTRVVLRIPFRHKF from the coding sequence ATGATGTTAAGGAAATATTTGGGGGAAATAAAACGACACAAACACTTGTATTTGTGGCTGTTGTGTTGGCTGTGGCCGCTGGTGAGTTTGGCGCAAGACCCCGTACATTTTACTTATGATGACGAAACCGACTTGCCGTCCAATGAAGTGTACAGCATAGCCCAAGATCCGCGCGGATTCATCTGGATTGGTTGCGACGCTGGCCTGTACAAATTTGACGGCGTGCGTTACATCGGCTACAAATGCGTGACGCAAAAGTCTAAATCTGTAACGGGACTCACGTTTTCCACGTCGGGGAAGCTGTATTGCCACAATTTCCAATCACAAATTTTTGTGCTGGACAACGACACGTTGCGCGAGTTGATGCACGGCTATGCCAAAATTCCAAACATTGCTTGCGACAAAACAGGCAACTTGTGGGTAAATGACCAAATCGGGCTGGCTGTGTATAACGAAGCACAAAAACAATGGAAAAATTATGAAAATATCGGGGTCAATAGTGTTTTTACGGACAAAGAGTTCACCAAATCCATCAAAATAACCGCCGCCAATGAGAAGTATTTTTTGGGAACGGCTGGCGTTGGGGTTATCAGAGAAAATAAACTGCGTTTTATTAAAAGTGAAGTGCTTGAAAAAGAAGGAATTGGGAGTTTTTTGGTAGAAGTAATTGATAAGAAAATATACCTTTTGTCAATCAAAAATAATAAAATGTACGTGTATGATGGTGAAGGTTTTAAAGAATTTAAGAACGAGAAATTTAGAAATGCTGTAGGTCTAAAAAAAGTAACGAATATTAAGGCTCTTCCCGACGGAAACTTATGGATATGTACTTATAACGGCATTATTTGTTATAACCAACGTACCGATAATGTATCGTTGTATTATCCTAATTTTGCTTTTTCAGATTGCCTCATAGACCGAGAAGGAAATTACTGGTTTACTACGCTACAATCTGGCCTTATTCGAGTACCTAATTTTAAGTATTTAGTTTGGAATAAGTTAGAAAATAATAAAATAATTAAAATAGAAACCGATACAAATCATGTCTATTTTACGACGATAAACGGAAATATCGGGCAAATAAATACCCAAACTAATCAATTAAATACTTTTTATACAGGCCGAAATGAAGATATTCAATCTCTGAATTATATCACAGAAGATAAATGTCTGTACTTTTTTACAAATAATACCTTGTACGGCTTAAAAAACAACAAAATAACGGTTGTTTTGGAAAAAACGCCACCGATAAAATACGTCCAGAAAATAAATAATATATACCTTGTTTGTACGTCGTTTGGGGCGTTTTTTTATGATTTTCTGGCAAAGAAAAAACTAAGTATGATTACGCCGCATTGGTCGCGAGAAATGGCTTATGACTCCGTCAATAAAACCGTTTGGCTGGCAACTAACCAGGGTTTGTTTGGGCTTCGGTGGCAAAATGATACTTGGCAAATGTGCGATTCGTTGCTGGTACAAAAGCAAATTGTTTCGGTGAGTTTTTCGCAAGAAACTGGTCAATTGTTTGTCTTGGCTTTCGATGGAAAAATATATCAGCTTACGGATTTGCGGCAATTAGAACTTGTTGGCAGCCTTCCGAGCAACGCACAACCATATCGTATTCAGGCACATAAACAAAAATTATACATCACCACCAACAAAGGCCTGTGGACGTTGGATATGGCACAAAGGCAGCTCAAAGCCATTGATTTGCATGAAGGTTTGGCTTCCGACAACGTGCAAGACCTCGTCATTTTGGGCAAAAATGCGTGGTTAGCTACGGGAAAAGGTTTGCAAAAAATTCTGCTAACCGAACACCAAACCATTGCCAAAGCCAAGATTTATTTGAAAAATAAAGATTTTAATTATTCTGGTATTCAATTGCAATACGGACAAGGACTTGTTTTGCAACCCGAAGCAAGTCATTATTATAGCAATGGTAAATTTGAATATGCGTATCGTATTCGAAATGCAAATGCAGAATGGAATAAATTGCCTGCGTCTGTGAGCGAAATTAATATACAAAATATTCCGATAGGAAATTTTGAAATAGAATTAAAAGCCATTGATTATTGGGGGAAGGATTCGGAAAATATAATCACAATTTCGGGGTATGTTCATCCACCATTTTGGAAAACGTGGCAATTTATGGTTTTTGTGCTGTTGTGTTTTTTACTTTTGGTGTATTGGATTTTCAGAAGGCAACTAGCCAAACGCCAAAAAGAATTAAAACAACAAAACGAGTTGAATATCTCGAAACTCACGGCCATACAGTCGCAAATGAATCCGCATTTTATTTTTAATTCACTTAATTCTATTCAAGATTTGGTGCTGAAAGGCGATGTAGAAAACTCATATTCTTATCTGACTACTTTTTCTAATTTGGTACGAAAAACTTTGCAATTTTCGGATAAAGATTTTATTGATTTTGAGCAAGAAATAAAACTCTTGGAAATTTATTTATCACTGGAAAAATTGCGATTCAAAAAAGATTTTAATTATAGCATCGACACGCATGAAATAGAAGATATTCTCATTCCGCCGCTATTGGTTCAACCCTTTATCGAAAACGCGCTGATACACGGACTTTTGCACAAAACAGGCGCAAAAACATTGAAAATACGCTTTAGTTTGGCCGAAAATTTGGTTTGTGTAATAGAAGACAACGGCATCGGGCGCGAAAATGCCAAAGCGATTCGGGCACGCCAACGCGCCGAACACGAATCTTTTTCGGGGAAAGCCATCGGCAAACGGTTCGAGATATTGAGCGAGTTGTTTGCCGAAGATTTGGGCTACGAATACGAGGATTTGATGGAAAACGGCCAGCCTGTCGGCACGCGCGTTGTGCTACGGATTCCGTTCAGACACAAATTTTAG